The window CGGGACGTCGGAGGTGATCACCGACCCCGCCGCCACGTACGCCCCGTCGTGCACCGTGACCGGCGCGACGAGCATCGTGTCGCAGCCCACGAAGGCGTGGTCGCCGACTCTCGTGCGGTTCTTGGTCTGCCCGTCGTAGTTCACGAAGATCGTCGCCGCGCCGATGTTGGTGCCGTCGCCGATGTCGCCGTCGCCGACGTAGGACAGGTGCGGGACCTTCGAGCCCATGCCGAGGTTGGAGTTCTTGACCTCGCAGAACGCGCCGACCTTGCTCTTCGCCGCGAGTTTCGTGCCCGGCCGCAGGAACGTGAACGGGCCGGTCGAGACGCCGGGGCCGATCTCGACGTCGGTCGCGTGGGTGGCGAGCACCGTCGCGTCCTCCCCCACCTCGACGTCGGTCAGCGTCGTGTTCGGCCCGACGACCGCGCCGGTGGCGATCCGGGTCCGGCCGTGCAGCTGGGTGTTCGGGGCGATCGTGACGTCCGGGGCGAGGGTGACCTCGACGTCGATCCACGTCGTCGCGGGGTCGACGATCGTGACGCCGGCGCGCATCCACTGCTCGCAGACCCGGTCGTTGAGCAGGCGGCGCAGGTGCGCGAGCTGGACGCGGTCGTTGATGCCGTGGATCTCGTTGAAGTCCTGCGCCGGCAGGGCGCCGACGCGGTGGCCGTCGGTGCGCAGGATCTCGAGGGTGTCGGTGAGGTACTCCTCGCCCTGGCTGTTGTCGGTGCGCAGCCGGCCGAGGGCGTCGCGCAGCAGGGCGCCGTCGAAGGCGTAGATGCCGGAGTTGATCTCGGCGATCTCGCGCTGGACCTCGGTGGCGTCCCGGTGCTCGACGATCGCGGTGACCGCCCCGCTCTCGTCACGGACCATGCGACCGTAGCCCGTCGGGTCCGGGACGATCGCGGTCAGCACGGTGGCGGCGTTGCCCTCGGCGGCGTGGTGGTCGAGCAGCGCCTGCAGGGTCTCGGTGCGCAGCAGCGGCACGTCGCCGCAGACGACGAGGACGGTGCCGGTGACGTCCGGGGCGCCGCCCTCGAGCGCGATGCGGACCGCGTGACCCGTGCCGTTGCGGGGCTCCTGGACGACCGGCACGGCGTCGGCGTCGATCTCACCGAGGTGCGCGGTGACGAGTTCCCGGCCGGAGCCGACGACGACGATCACGCGCTCGGGGTCGGTGCCCCGGGCGGCGGCCAGGGCGTGCCCGACGAGCGACCGCCCCCCGAGGGTGTGCATCACCTTCGGGGTCGACGACTTCATCCGGGTGCCTTCGCCGGCGGCGAGCACGATCACGGCGGCGGGCTTCACGGGGTCCTCCAGCGTCCGGTCAACTTGCTCCCGGGGGAGGATTCGAACCCCCATAAAGCGGACCAAAACCGCTTGTCCTGCCCTTAGACGACCCGGGATCGGCAGAGGTGAGGCTACTTGCTCGCGCGGAAGTCCGCGTTCTTCCCGGACCCGCGGACGGGCTTGGTGCCGTCGGGGGCGACCGTTTTCAGGGCGGGCTTGGCCTCGAGGTGGGCCAGGCCGTTCCAGGCGAGGTTGACGAGGTGAGCCGCCACGTCGGCCCGCTTCGGCTTGCGGACGTCGAGCCACCACTGCCCCGTCAGCGCGACCATGCCGACCAGCATCTGCGCGTACATCGGGGCGAGCTTCGGATCGAAGCCGCGGGCCTTGAACTGCGCGACCATGATGTGCTCGACCTGGCTGGCGACGTCGGAGATCAGGCTCGCGAAGCCGCCGGTGGACTGCGCGACCGGTGAGTCGCGGACGAGGATCCGGAACCCGTCGGTGTTGGTCTCGATGTACTCCAGCAGCGCGAGCGCGGCCTGCTCGGCGAGCTGCCGCGGGTTGCGGCTGGTCAGCGCGTTCGTCATGCGCTCGAGGAGGAGCTCGATCTCGCGGTCGACGACGACCGCGTAGAGGCCTTCCTTGCCACCGAAGTGCTCGTAGACGACCGGCTTGGAGACGCCGGCCTTCGCCGCGATCTCCTCGACCGAGGTGCCCTCGAACCCCTTCTCGGCGAACAGGCGACGGCCGACGTCGACGAGCTGGAGGCGGCGCTCCTTGCCCGACATCCGGGCACGGGTCGCCGCGCGCCCGTTCGAGTCGGAAGGTTCGGCCATGGGACCAGTCTGCCTAATTTCGGCCGACGAGCGTGCTCGACTCAGGTGGCGCGTCGGGCTTCGAGGCGCTTGGCGTCGGGCCACCGGACGTTCGAGGCCCAGCCCAGCCTCTCGAAGATCCAGATCAGGCGGGCACTGGTGTCGATCTGACCGCGGAGGACGCCGTGGCGAGCCGAGGTCGGGTCGGCGTGGTGCAGGTTGTGCCACGACTCGCCGAAGCTGAGGATCGCGAGCCACCAGACGTTGCCGGAACGGTCGCGGCTCTTGAACGGCCGGTTCCCCACGACGTGGCAGATCGAGTTGATCGACCAGGTGACGTGGTGCAGCAGCGCGACGCGGACCAGCGTCGCCCAGAAGAACGCGGACAGCGCGCCCTGCCAGGACATCGACCACAGGCCGCCGATCACCGCCGGCAGCAGGGTCGAGACCGCGACCCAGGTCGGGAAGTGGCGCGAGATCTTGACGATGTCGGGGTCGGCGAGCAGGTCCGGCGCGTACTTGCGGGCCGGCGTCTGCTCCTCGTCGAAGAGCCAACCGAGGTGGGCGTGGTACAGCCCGCGCATCAGCCCGCGGACGCCCTCGCCGTGGCCCCAGGGCGAGTGCGGGTCACCCTCGGAGTCGGAGAACTGGTGGTGCTTGCGGTGGTCGGCGACCCAGCGGATCAGCGGGCCCTCGATGGCCAGGCTGCCCATGATGCCGAGCGCGATGCGCAGCGGCCGCTTGGCGCGGAACGAGCCGTGCGTGAAGTAGCGGTGGTACCCGACGGTGATGCCGAATCCGGTGATGACGTAGAAGACGCCGGCGATGACGACATCGCGCCAGTGCAGCCCCCAGCCCCACATGACGGGGACGATCGCGGCGACCGCGAGAAGCGGCACGACGATGACGAGCCCCAGAACGGCCTGTTCGAGCCAACCCTTCCGTTCCGATCCCATCGTTCCCTTGACCTCGGGGGTCGGCGGAAGCAGCTGGGTTGTCGCCATGCAGAAGCTCGTTTCGTCGGGGACTGCTCGGTCGAAAGTGACCTACGTGTCCGTAGGTTACGGTTCGGGAGCTACCCACCGCACCCACTTGTGATGCGTCCCATCCGAACGGTGGATGAACCTTGCCCGTCCGGGCCGGATCGCTCTGATACGGACGTCGGCGCCTGCTCCGACCGCGTCGGCCGTTCGATCAGGCCGGGACGCGGGCGACGACGAAGATCCGCCGGAACGGGAACGTGACCGTCCCGTCGCTGTTCGGAGGGTACGCGGTGCGCAGAGCCGCTCCGTAGTCGGCGAGGAAGGCCTCGCGCGCTGCTTCGTCCCCCTCCAGCACCGCGAGCACCGGGCGCAACGCCGTCCCCCTCGTCCAGCGCAGCACCGGATCGGGCCCGTCGAGGCGGTGCAGGTAGGTGGTCTCCCAGACGTCCGGGCGGGCGCCGGCCGCGGCGAGGACGTCGGCGTAGCGGACGGGGGCCTCGACGGCCTCCCGGCGCTCGGGGATGCCGGCGAGGCGGTCGCGCCAGGCGGGGCTGCGGGTGGCCTCGCGGAGCAGGACGTGGCTCGGGGACTCGACGTTGCCGGGGACCTGGAAGGCCAGCGCGCCGCCGGGGGCGACGGTGCCCAGCCAGCCCGGGAGCCGGTCCAGGTGGTCCGGCAGCCACTGGAGCATCGCGTTGGAGAACCACACGTCGACGGGCTCGTCCGGGGCCCAGGTGGACGCGTCTGCGACCTCGTAGCGGCAGAGGGCGGCCCCGGGTTCGGCGAGCTCGGTCCGGGCCGCGGCGATCATCTCGGGCGAGGAGTCCGTGCCGAGGACGTCCGCGTCCGGCCAGCGGCGGGCGAGCAGCCGCGTCGAGGTGCCGGTGCCGCAGCCGAGGTCGACGACGCGGGCGGGCTGCTCGACGTCGACGGCCGCGAGCAGGTCGCGCGCGGGTCGGGTCCGCTCGTCGGCGTAGGTCAGGTAGGTCTGCGGGTCCCACATGGTGTCCTCCGCCGACCCACCGTGATCGACAACTCTCTTGATGTCAAGAAAATATCGTGGCTATATTCGGGTTCATGCAGGACGAGGTGGACCGGCTCGTCGCCGCGTGGCGACGCGAACGGCCGGACCTGGACACCCGGCCGCTGGAGGTGCTGAGCCGGGTGACCCGGCTCGCCCGCCACCTGGACCGGGCCCGCCGCAGCGCGTTCACCGAGCACAACCTCGAGGCGTGGGAGTTCGACGTCCTCTCCGCGCTCCGCCGTTCGGGTGAGCCGTACCAGCTCTCCCCCGGCGCGCTGCTGAACCAGACCCTCGTGACGTCCGGGACCATGACCAACCGGATCGACCGCCTCGCCGCGAAGGAACTCGTCCGCCGCGAGCCCGACCCCGCCGACCGCCGCGGCGTCCTCGTCGTCCTCACCCCCCAGGGCCGCGCCGTCGTCGACGACACCCTCACCGACCTCCTCGCCCACGAGCAGAAGCTCCTCGCCGGCCTCACCGACCGCCAGCGCGACCTCCTCGCCGACCTCCTCCGCGACCTCGTCGCCCCCTTCGACAATCCCGAGTGACCCCGCTTCACCGGCTGAGCCCCGCGCTTCACCAGCTGAGCCGCGCGCTTCACCGGCTGAGCCCTTCTTCACCGGCCCTGCCCGGCTGGTGAAGCAGGGTCCTGGCTGGTGAAGACGAGGCGCGAAAGCGGGGGTCAGCTGTCGGCGAGCTCGGCGGCGGAGAGCCACTGCTCCCCGAGGGAGGCCTTCTCGGCGGCGACCCGGTCGCGTCTGAGCCCGCTTCGGCCACACGCGCGCCAGCTTCACCGGCTGAGCCGCGCGCCTCACCAGCTGGGCCCTTCTTCACCGGCCCTGCCCGGCTGGTGAAGCAGGGTCCTGGCTGGTGAAGACGAGGCGCGAAAGCGGGGGTCAGCCGTCGGCGAGCTCGGCGGCGAGGAGCCACTGCTCCTCGAGGGAGGCCTTCTCGGCGGCGAGTTCGCGGAGGGTGCCGTCGAGCTCGGCGACCTTCGCGTAGTCGCTGGCGTGGGTCGCGAGCTGGTCGTGAAGGTCGGCCTCGGCGGCGGCGATCTTCTCCAGCCGGCGCTCGATGCGGGTCAGCTCCTTGCGGGCGGCGCGGGCGTCGGCGCCGGACGCGGCGGCCTTCGCGGGAACCGCGCTGTCGACGCCCGGCGCAGCGGCGGGCGCGGATGCGGCGGCGCGGAGGGCGAGGTACTCGTCGACGCCGCCCGGGAGCATGCGCAGCCGGGCGTCGCCGAGGAGGGCCTGGACGGTGTCGGTGGTCCGCTCGAGGAAGTAGCGGTCGTGGCTGACGACGAGGAGGGTGCCGGGCCAGCCGTCGAGGAGGTCCTCGAGCTGGGTGAGGGTCTCGATGTCGAGGTCGTTGGTGGGCTCGTCGAGGAACAGGACGTTGGGCTCGGTCATCAGCAGCCGCAGCAGCTGCAGCCGCCGGCGCTCACCGCCGGAGAGGTCGCCGACCGGGGCCCACTGCCGGTTCCCGGTGAACCCGAACCGCTCGAGCATCGAGGACGCGGTGTGCTCCTTCTTGCCGAGCGTGATGTATTTCGCGATCCGCTCGACGGAGGTCAGCACCCGCTCGGTCGGGTCGAGCTCGCCCACCTCCTGCGAGAGATGGGCCGCCTTCACCGTCACGCCGACCTTCACCGACCCCGACGCCGGGGACAGCTGCCCCAGCAGCAGGCGCACGAGCGAGGTCTTCCCGCTCCCGTTGACCCCGACGAGGCCGACCCGGTCGCCCGGGCCGAGGTTCCACGTCTGACGGTCCAACAGAATCTTGTCGCCGACCTTCAGCGTGACGTCGTGCAGCTCGTACGCGGTCCGGCCGAGGCGCGCGCTCGCGAACCGGACGAGCTCCTGCGAGTCCCGCGCCGGGGGCTCGCGCTCGATCAGCGCGTTCGCCGCGTCGATGCGGAACTTCGGCTTCGACGTCCGCGCCGGCGGGCCGCGCCGCAGCCAGGCCAACTCCTTGCGCGCGAGGTTCGCCGCGCGCTCCTCGGTCGCCTGCGCGACGCGCTGCCGCTCCGCCTTCGCGAGGACGTACGCCGCATACCCGCCCTCGTAGGCGTGGACCGCGCCGTCGGAGACCTCCCACGTCCGCGTGCAGACCGCGTCCAGGAACCACCGGTCGTGCGTCACGACGAGCAGCGCCTGCGGCGAGGAGGCGAGGTGCTCCGCGAGCCACGCGATGCCCTCGACGTCGAGGTGGTTGGTCGGCTCGTCGAGGACGAGCAGGTCCGGCGCGGCGATCAGCTCACGCGCGAGCGCGATCCGGCGCCGCTCACCGCCCGAGCACGGCCCGACGACCGTGTCGAGCCCCGCCGGGAAGGCCGGCAGCGACAGCCCACCGAACAGGCCGGAGAAGACCGCGCGCACGCGGGCGTCGCCCGCCCACTCGTGCTCGGGGCGATCGCCGACCACGACCTGACGGATCGTCAGCTCCGGGTCGAGGTTGTCCGCCTGCGACAGCACCGCGACGCGCAGCCCACCGGAGTGCGTGACGCGTCCGGTGTCGGGCTCCTCGACCTTCGACAGCACGCGCAGCAGCGTCGACTTGCCGGCGCCGTTGCGGCCGACGACACCGATCCGCTCCCCCGCCGCGAGGCCGAGGGAGACACCGTCGAGCAGCCGCGTCGGGCCGTAGGCCTTCGAGACGGCTTCGAGATTGACGAGGTTGCTCATGGTCGGACGCACTCGGTCACGTACGGAGCACCTTGGCGCCGGGGACGGGGCCGCCGGCCCGCTTCACGTCGCGGCACAGGCCCATCGCGGTCAGCCCGACGGCGACGTCGATCGCGGCCTCGGGCGAGCGGACCAGGAACGCGACCGTCGGGCCGCTGCCGGAGACGATCGCCCCGAGCGCGCCGAGTTCGGCCGCGGCGCCGAGGGTCTGGGCCAGGGCGGGCCGCAGCCCGACCGCGGCGTCCTGCAGGTCGTTGGACAGCGCGGCCCCGAGCGCCTTCGCGTCCCCGGAGCGCAGCGCCGCCATCAGCGCGTCGTCGACGGCCGGCTCCGGAACCTCGACACCCGCGGCATGGCGCAGCCGGTCACACTCGGCGTACACCGTCGGCGTCGACAGGCCCTCGGCCGCGACCGCGAGCACCCAGTGGAACTCCCCGCGCCCGAGCACCGGCGAGAGCAGCGTCCCGCGTCCGGTGCCGATCGCCGTCCCGCCGAGCAGCGCGAACGGGACGTCCGACCCCAGCGTCGCCGCGATCCCGGCGAGCTCCTCGCGGGAGAGCGCGGTGCCCCACAGCGCGTCGCAGGCGACGAGCGTCGCGGCCGCGTCGGCGCTGCCGCCGGCGAGCCCGGCCGCGACGGGGATGCGCTTCACCAGGCGCAGGTGCACGCCCTCAGCGATCCCGGTCGCCTCGGCGAGGGCGTTCGCGGCGCGCACGGCGAGGTTGCCCTCGTCGAGCGGGACCTCGGGGTCGGGTTCGGCGAGCGTGACCGCGATGTCCTCGGCGGGCTCGGCGATGACGTCGTCGTAGAGACCGACGGCGTGGAAGACCGTCGCGAGGTCGTGGTACCCGTCCTCGCGCAGGGGGCCGACCGCGAGCTGGAGGTTGACCTTCGCCGGGGCGCGCACGGTCACGCTCTGCCGCACGCTGGTCCTCCCCTCCTCGGGAGGCGGACTACCCCCCGGCGCTCAACCTAGTGCGGCCCGACCCTACGGGCGCGGCCTGTGGGCGGCGATGCGGGCGAAGTCACCCACGTCGAGGGCCTCCCCGCGGGCGGTGGGGTCGACGCCCGCGGCCTCGAGCGCGGCGGTCGCGGCGGCGGACGACCCGGCCCACCCCGCGAGCGCGGCGCGCAGCATCTTGCGCCGTTGCGCGAAGGCGGCGTCGATCACCGCGAACGTCTCGGCGCGGTCGGCGGCCGGGGGCTCGCGCCGCCGCAGCAGCACCAACCCGGACTCGACCCGCGGCGCCGGCCAGAACACCGCCGCCCCCACCGAACCGGCCCGGCTGACCTCGGCGTACCAGCGCGCCTTCACCGACGGGACGCCGTAGACGCGGCTGCCGGGCGTCGCGGCGAGCCGCTCGGCCACCTCGGCCTGGACCATCACCAGCGCCCGCGCGAGCGACGGGAACGTCTCCAGCGCGTGCAGCAGCACCGGCACCGCGACGTTGTAGGGCAGGTTCGCGACCAGCGCGGTCGGCTCCGCGGGCAGGTCGGCCGCGGCGACCCGTAGCGCGTCCGCGCAGACGACGTCGAGACGGTCGGCCCGCTCCGGCGCCTGCGCCGCCACCGTCCCCGGCAGCGCGGCGGCCAGGCGCGGGTCGATCTCGACGGCGACGACGCGCGCGGCGGCCGGCAGCAGGGCGAGCGTCAGCGACCCGAGGCCGGGGCCCACCTCCAGCACCACGTCGGACGGCCCGACCTCGGCGACGCGCACGATGCGCCGCACCGTGTTCGGGTCGATGACGAAGTTCTGCCCGAGGGTCTTCGTGGGGCTGATCCCGTGCTCGGCAGCGAGCGCGCGGATCTGTGCGGGCCCCAGCAGGCCGTCGCTCACGTGCGCTCCGATCCCCGTACGTTTCCCTCATGCCTGCAGACGCGCCCACCATTCTGGCGACCAGCGGCGGCCTCCAGCTCGGCCACCGCACCCGGTACGAGTTCTCGCCGCTCACGGAGTACGCCGTCGAGCTGTCCGGGGTGGCCGGCCGGGCGCCGCGGATCTGCCTGCTCACGACCGCCCTCGGCGACGACCGCGCGATGCTGACCCTGCTCTACGAGGCCGCGCAGGTCGCCGGCTGGGTGCCCAGTCATCTCGCGCTGTTCCCGATGCCGAACGTCCCGGACATTTCCGCGCACCTGCTCGCCCAGGACGTGATCTGGGTCGGCGGCGGCAGCGCCGCGGGCCTGCTGGCGATGTGGCGCCTGCACGGCGTCGACGTCGCGATGCGGACGGCCTGGGAGGCCGGCGTGGTGCTCACCGGCGTCAGCGCGGGCTCGCTGTGCTGGCACGTCGGCGGGACGACCGACTCGTTCGGCCCGGACCTGCGTCCGGTCACGAACGGCCTCGCCCTGCTGCCGTTCTCCAACGGCGTCCACTACGACTCCGAGTCCCAGCGCCGTCCGCTGTTCCACCGCCTCGTCGCCGACGGGACGCTGCCGGACGGCTACGCGACCTCCGACGGCGCCGGTCTGCTCTACCGGGGCACCGAGTTCGTCGAGGCCCTGATCGAACGCGACGACGCGGCCGCCTACTCCGTTGCGGGAGTGAACGGCCGCGCCGTGGAGACGCCGTTGGACGTGCGTCGGCTCTAGCTTTCTGACAGGGCCTCAGGAGAAGAGGCGGCGGCCGCACACGGGCCAGGGGCTCGCGCCGCGCTCCTTGTAGAGGAGTTGGGCCCGGTAGGTCTGCTCACGCGGCGGGGCCTGGTGCGGGAGGCCGGAGCCTCCGACCGAGCGCCACGTGGGGGCGTTGAACTGGTAGAGCCCGTAGTACGGACCGGCCGGGTTCACCGCACGCGGGTTCCCGCCCGACTCGCACTCCGCGAGCGCGGCCCAGTTCAGGTTCTCGGCGCCGGTGCGGCCGTACTGGCCTGCCTTGGTGCCGATGCGCACGACCTGCTCGACCGGCTCCTTGAGAACCCGGCTGGAGACGGTGTCGCGCTTGGCGACCTTGCCGTCCTTGCTGATCAGGTCGAGCGTCAGCTCCTTGACGCCCTTGACGCCCTTCTTCACGACCTTCGTCTCGCCGAAGTACATCGTGCGGTCCTTGATCTCGCGGACCTTGAAGGGGATGTCGACCTTCACCGTGATGCGGCGCGAGTCGACGCGGACGACGCGGATCGTCGAGCCGTCCTTCGGAGCGGCGTCGAGCTTCGGGCCGACCTCGTCGAGCGCACCGAGCGAGATGCCGGCCTCGAGGAGAACCTGGCGGACGCTCGTCGCGACCGTCGAGAGCTCGCGGGTCTTGCCGTCCGCGACGACGGTGACGTCACGCGGGGTGAGGACGCGGAGCTTGAGGCCCTCGCGGCCGATCGCGGAGGACCGCGACGCGGAGACGTACATGTTGTCGTCGCGCAGACCCAGCTCGCCGAGAGCGGCGTCGACGCTGGTCGCCGTGACCCACACGCGACGGGTGGCGCCGTCGACCTCGAGGTCGATCGGGCGGCCGAACCGGATCGCGATGCGCTGGCCCTCCGCGACCGGACGGTCGAGCGGGGGAACCACGACGTCGTGCTCAGTGACCTGAATGCCCTCGCGCTCGAGGACTCCGGCGACGGTGCCGGCGAAGGTGTGCACCTTCTTCGTCTCACCGTCGACGGTCAGCTCGATGGTCTTGTCGAAGCTGACGAAAGCCGTCACACCCACGACCATCGCGGCCACGATCGCCGCGTGAATGGCCCACTGACGACGACGCCGCACCTTTCGGCCGGGCGACGACGGCATCTGCGCGGGGGCAGACGTCGGCTCAGATGTATGCACGGTGCTCCAGACGTCGAGCTACCCGGGCACGGTGGTCCCGGTTCCACTCGGCCCCGCCGGCCTCGGCGCGGACGCCGGTACCGGGGTGGGAGGGGCTCTGCGATCCCGGGCCAGTACTCCGATCCCGGCCACTGAGCGCAGGACGATAAGCACCGACTTCGCTGCCTGGCAAACCGCTGAGAGCCCTCTCCCGGCGGTTCGGCGCGCGAAAACGGCGCTCCTGGCGACGAGTCATGTGCACGACGTTACGAGTTGGTCGCGGGCGTGTCCGAGGCGCTCAGAACACAATTCCCCTGGACTTTGCGTGTCTTTGGTTCTTGATCGACACCAAAGGCAAGTCCGATTCGGGTCTTTTGTTGACCTTCGGACCTGGGGAAAACGGTGCGAGATACCTCACGCGGGCAATTCGGCCGAACGGGCCCAATTCGCCTCGCGCGACACGCCCGAGCCGACCGTCAGAACGGGCCGAACATCCGCTCCGTCGTGGCCGCGAGGGCCACGCCGAGCTCGTTGGGGTCCTCGCCCCTGACCTGCGCCATCGCCCGCACCGTCAAGGGAATCAGGTACGGCGCGTTGGGCCGGCCGCGGAACGGCAGCGGGGTCAGGAACGGGGCGTCGGTCTCGACCAGGAGCAGGTCCCGCGGGGCGAAGGCCAGCGCGTCCCGCAGGTACTGGTTCGCCTTGTACGTGACATTGCCTGCGAACGACAGAACGTAGCCCGCGTCCGCGCACGTGCGCGCCATGCCGACGTCGCCGGAGTAGCAGTGGAAGACGACACGCTCCGGAGCGCCTTCCTCACGCAGGATGCGCAAGACATCTGAGTGGGCGTCACGATCGTGGATCACCAGGGTTTTGTCGTGCCGCTTGGCGATCTCGATGTGCCGGCGGAACGACTCCTGCTGCAGCGCGTGGTTGTTCTCGCCCTCGGTGCGGAAGTAGTCGAGCCCGGTCTCGCCGATCCCCCGTACCTCCGGCCGCGCCGCCAGGGCGTCGATCTCGGCAAGAGCGGCGTCGAGGTCCGCCAGGCGCGGGGCCTCGTTGGGGTGCAGCGCGACCGTGGCCCACACCGCGTCGTGCTCGGCCGCGACGTCCGCCGCCCAGTGCGAGGACGGGACGTCGATGCCGATCTGGATCAGCGTCGGGACGCCGACCGCGGTCGCGGCCGCGACCGCGGCGCCGACGTCGGGCTCCTGCAGGTCCAGGTGCGTGTGCGCGTCGGGCACCGGAACCTCGAGCGGCTCCGGGGCGGGCGGTGCTGCGTCGGTGTTCTCCTTGCCGTCCCGGCGTTGCCGCTGCGCCATTACTCGCCGCCCATCACATGTCAGCTGCCAGGCGCGCGAGTTCCTCGTCCACGATCGACGGGTCGAGCTTCGTGAAGATCGGCTTCGGCGGCTCGAGCCTGGTGCCGGCGGCAATCGGGCGCGACGCCCAGACCGCGGACGCGGACGTGTAGTCCCCG of the Sporichthya polymorpha DSM 43042 genome contains:
- a CDS encoding TatD family hydrolase: MAQRQRRDGKENTDAAPPAPEPLEVPVPDAHTHLDLQEPDVGAAVAAATAVGVPTLIQIGIDVPSSHWAADVAAEHDAVWATVALHPNEAPRLADLDAALAEIDALAARPEVRGIGETGLDYFRTEGENNHALQQESFRRHIEIAKRHDKTLVIHDRDAHSDVLRILREEGAPERVVFHCYSGDVGMARTCADAGYVLSFAGNVTYKANQYLRDALAFAPRDLLLVETDAPFLTPLPFRGRPNAPYLIPLTVRAMAQVRGEDPNELGVALAATTERMFGPF